A genomic segment from Fundulus heteroclitus isolate FHET01 chromosome 6, MU-UCD_Fhet_4.1, whole genome shotgun sequence encodes:
- the LOC110366388 gene encoding C-C motif chemokine 4 homolog, whose translation MISIKVTVMVATLVTLCILSTDTRAAYVSCCRRYMVGRIRFPDIKGFSVQNSTELCPISAIIFHTTKGKRCADPAREWVMDYVNRIEYMALKVHQKAQEKD comes from the exons ATGATATCAATCAAGGTCACAGTGATGGTGGCGACACTTGTTACTCTTTGCATCCTGTCTACAGACACGCGCGCAg CGTACGTAAGTTGCTGTCGAAGATACATGGTTGGCAGGATCCGGTTTCCAGATATCAAAGGCTTCTCAGTGCAGAATAGCACAGAACTATGTCCCATCAGTGCTATCAT TTTCCACACAACAAAAGGGAAAAGATGTGCCGACCCTGCTCGAGAATGGGTGATGGACTACGTCAACCGAATAGA ATATATGGCACTAAAAGTTCATCAGAAGGCCCAAGAGAAGGATTAG
- the LOC105934561 gene encoding C-C motif chemokine 20 isoform X1: MAKLAVCVSALLLMLVVLSETRRPVPCCTENYDGIIKLKYLKNFAVQLDTGICNINSTIFFTEKNKLICTDPKKPWVIRAMKHLKNRAL, translated from the exons ATGGCAAAGCtggctgtgtgtgtctctgcgcTGCTCCTGATGCTCGTGGTGCTCAGTGAAACTC gtcgCCCGGTACCTTGCTGCACGGAAAACTATGACGGAATAATCAAATTAAAGTATCTGAAAAACTTTGCTGTGCAACTCGACACAGGCATCTGCAACATCAACTCAACGAT CTTCTTCactgagaaaaacaaactcATCTGTACTGATCCTAAGAAGCCATGGGTGATCAGAGCCATGAAGCATCTGAAAAA cagAGCGCTCTGA
- the LOC105934561 gene encoding C-C motif chemokine 20 isoform X2 — MAKLAVCVSALLLMLVVLSETRRPVPCCTENYDGIIKLKYLKNFAVQLDTGICNINSTIFFTEKNKLICTDPKKPWVIRAMKHLKKAL; from the exons ATGGCAAAGCtggctgtgtgtgtctctgcgcTGCTCCTGATGCTCGTGGTGCTCAGTGAAACTC gtcgCCCGGTACCTTGCTGCACGGAAAACTATGACGGAATAATCAAATTAAAGTATCTGAAAAACTTTGCTGTGCAACTCGACACAGGCATCTGCAACATCAACTCAACGAT CTTCTTCactgagaaaaacaaactcATCTGTACTGATCCTAAGAAGCCATGGGTGATCAGAGCCATGAAGCATCTGAAAAA AGCGCTCTGA